GGGCGGTGGCGCCGATGTCGCCGTCAGCGTCGGGTTCGCCAACTTCGTCCACGATCACCGGCAGCACGCGGCCGACCTTCGCAGCCAGTTTCGCCGCGCTGATCCGTTCGGTTACTTCCATCAGGCGGGCGTAGCGTTCTTCCTTCACAGTCTCGGGCACGGGATCGGGCAGGGCGTTGGCCGCCGCGCCATCCACTGGCTCGAACCGGAAACCGCCCACGCGGTCGAGCTGCGCTTCTTCCAGCCAGTCGAGCAGGTACCGGAAATCGTCCTCGGTCTCGCCAGGAAAGCCGACCACGAAGCTGGAACGGATCGTGAGATCGGGCGCGATCGCTCGCCACGCGCGGATGCGTTCCAGCACCCGGGCCTCATTCGCCGGCCGCTTCATCGCGCGCAGCACCTTGGGGCTGGCGTGCTGGAACGGAATGTCGAGGTATGGGGTCAGCAGCCCTTCGGCCATCAGCGGGATCACCGCGTCGACATGGGGGTAGGGATAGACATAGTGCAGCCGCACCCACGGCGAAGCGCCCTCCGGCGTGCGAAGCTGGCCGAGTTCGCGCGCCAGATCCGTCATGTGCGCGCGCACCGGGTGCCCGTGCCACATCCGTTCCTCGTGCCGGATGTCCACGCCATAGGCGCTGGTATCCTGGCTGATGACGAGTAGCTCCCGGGTGCCGGCCGCCACCAGCTTCTCCGCTTCTCGCAGGACGGCGTCGATGCGGCGGCTGGCGAGCCGCCCGCGAAGCTGCGGGATGATGCAGAACGCGCAGGAGTGGTTGCAGCCTTCGGAAATCTTGAGATAGCTGTAATGCCGCGGCGTCAGCTTGATGCCGCCGTCGTCGGCATAGACCTGGGGCACTAGGTCAACGAACGGACCCTGGCTGGGCGGGGCGGCCGCGCGCACCGCGTCCACCACGGCTTCGTACTGCTGCGCGCCGGTCACGGCCAGCACCTGGGGGAAGCGCGCGCGGATGGCCTCGGCTTCTTCGCCCATGCAGCCGGTCACGATCACGCGGCCGTTTTCCGCGATCGCCTCGCCGATCGCCTCGAGGCTTTCTTCCTTCGCGCTGTCGAGGAAGCCGCAAGTGTTCACCAACACGACGTCGGCGCCGGCGTAATCGGCGCTCATCGAGTAGCCGTCCGCTCGCAGGGCCGTGAGGATGCGTTCCGAATCGACCAGCGCCTTGGGGCAGCCGAGGCTGACCATGCCGACTTTCTTCTGGTCTGGAATCGAGGTGGGGGAGTGGGTGCTCATCGCGGGCGGCCCCCTACACCCCGCGCGCCAATTAGGCTACACTATCGTGATAAGGGGGAGAACGGGCGCAAATGGGGCCGGTTAACTGGGTTGCAGTTGTCGTGGCAGCGCTCGGGGCGGGGTTGCTTGCCCTCGCCTGGTTCAGGCCGGCATTCGGCGCGGAAAAGGCGCGCAAGGTTGCCGGCGGGCGCTTCGTCGCGCGGCGGCATCCGCTGCGCTTTGCTGCGCTCGCGGGGCTGATGCTGCTCATCACCTCTGCCATGCTGGGCCATTTCTTCGCCCGCGTCGGCAGCGCCACGCTGGCGGAAAAGCCCTGGCTCTATTTCATGATGAGCGGCGGCCTGGCGCTCGCCTTCGTCATCCCGGCGCTGTGGACCAGTTTCGCCCATATTCGCGTGCCGACGCGCGTCGCGCTGATCGATGCGGGATACTGGCTGGCGGCTTATCTGGCGATGGGACTCGTCTTCTACCTGATGGGATAGCTGGCAGGCATCATCCGCCGCCGGTGGGTCTGATCTCCACGACCACATCGCCGGCGCGCAGCTTTTCCGTCTCCCAGAATCCGAACGCGCTGTCGCCCCGATAGACCCTGAGGCCCAGGCCGCCGCTCGCCAATTCGTTCACGGTGTGTCCGATTTCGTCTTCCATCACCGGTCGTTCGACCAGTTGGACACGCCCACCGACCGACGCGAGATCGACCATGTAATCGGCGACATGGCTTCCCTGCGCGCTGCCGGCGAGCAGCAGACCGGTGAAGCGCACCGGGTTGATCACGTTGTCTGCCCCCGCCTGGCGCGCAAGCAGCTCGTTGTCCGCCGCGCGCACCACTACGCTGATCGGCACCCTGGGCGCGAGATGGCGGACGGTGAGGACGATGAGGATCGAGGAATCGTCCCTTCCGGCAGAGACCAGCACCGTCTGCGCCTGTTCGATGCGCACCGCCATCAGGTTCTCATCCCGCGTGGCGTCGGCTTCCATTACGTTGCAACCCAGGGCCCCGGCCTCGGCCAGCCGCTCCGCGCTGTTGTCCATCACCACGATGCAGGACGGGTCGGTCCCGCGTGCGATCAATTCGTGGACCGCTTCGGATCCCGATATGCCGAAGCCCAGCACGACGATGTGATTGGTCAGGCGCTCCTGAATCCGCTTCATGCGCCATTTCTCCCAGCTTCTGCGAATGACGAAATCGTAGGCCGCGCCCACGAAGATGAACAGCACGGCGATCCGGATGGGCGTGACGATCACTGCCTCCACCAGCCGCGCCTGGGGCGAGACGGGGGTGATGTCTCCGAACCCCGTGGTGGTGACGGAGATCATCGTGAAATAGACGATGTCGAGGAAGGAGACATCCCCGTCGTAGTGGTCGACCAGCCCGCTGCGATCGAACCAGTGGATCGACACCACCACGAGGACCAGAACGAGTGCCAACCCCAGCCGAATGCCGAGATCGGCCCAGACAGGGACTTTTACCGCGCGCCGCAGCGGCTGGAACTTGACGTCCGGCCGTGGGCGGCCGTTCCCCTGTTCCTCTGCCATGACTCTACGCGAACCGTTCGCCGAGCTCGCCGAGCGAGGCGTGGTGGGTCAGGTCGAGATGCAGCGGGGTGACCGCGACGTAGCCGTCGGCGATGGCTTCAAGGTCGGTGCCGTGGTCAAGCGTGTGCTCGATCGCCTCCAGCCCGAACCAGTAGTACGGATACCCGCGCGGATCGCGGCCTTCGACGACCGTGCCGCGCGAATAATCGTGAAATCCCTGGCGGACGACGCGGATGCCCTTCACCTCGCCGGCGTGCAGGGGCGGGAAGTTGACGTTGACGAGCGTGCGGCGCGGCAGCGGCACGTCAAGCAGCGGGGCCAGCACCCTGGCGCCCCAGGCCGCGGCCGCATCGAACGGGACCGCGTCGCCCATGCCTTCGCCAGCATAGACCTGCGAGAGTGCGATGGCGCGGATTCCGGCGAGAGCGCCCTCGATGGCCGCCGAAACGGTGCCGGAATAGGTGATGTCGTCCGCGAGGTTGGCACCGCGATTGACGCCCGACAGGATCACGTCCGGCGGCCCGTCCATCACCTTGCGCAAACCCAGCGTCACCGCGTCAGTCGGAGTGCCACTGACCGAGAAGCGCCGCGGACCATGCTGCCGCAGCCGCACGGGCCGGGCCAGCGTCAGCGAATGGCCGGCGCCCGACTGTTCCTCGGACGGGGCGCATATCCACACGTCGTCGGAGATCGACCGTGCGATTTCCTCCAGCACGGCGAGGCCGGGGGCGTGGATGCCATCGTCGTTGGTAAGAAGGATGCGCATCAGCGGACAGGCTCCAGCAGGTGCAGCCCGCCGGTCCACGGCAGCAGCGCTTCCGGCACGATCACCGATCCATCGGCCTGCTGATAGTTCTCCAGCACGGCAACCAGCGTGCGGCCCACTGCGAGGCCGGAACCGTTGAGAGTGTGGACGAAAGCGGGCTTGCCGTTCTCGTCACGGTAACGGGCGTTCATCCGCCTCGCCTGGAAGTCGCCGCACCAGCTGATCGAGCTGATCTCCCGATATGCCGCCTGGCCGGGCAGCCACACCTCGAGGTCGAAGGTCTTGCGCGCACCGAAGCCCATGTCGCCGGCACACAGCAGCATCGTGCGATAGGGCAGGCCCAGTCGCTCGAGGATATTCTGCGCGCTGCGGACCATGTGCGCATGCTCTGCCGATGCGTCCTCTGGCCGGCAGATGGAGACAAGCTCCACCTTGTCGAACTGGTGCTGGCGGATATAGCCGCGGGTGTCGCGCCCCGCCGAGCCCGCTTCGGATCGGAAGCATGGAGTGAGCGCGGTGAGGCGCAGCGGCGCGGGCAAGTCGATGATCTGTTCGCGCACCGAATTGGTCAGGCTGACTTCGCTGGTCGGGATCAGCCAGCGCCCGTCGGTGGTCGCGAAGCTGTCCTCCGCGAACTTCGGTAGCTGTCCGGTGCCGAACATCGCATCTTCGCGCACCAGGAGCGGCACGGCACACTCCTGATAGCCATGTTCGCCTGTCTGCACGTCGAGCATGAACTGCGTCAGCGCCCGCTGCAGCCGGGCCATCTGTCCACGCAGAAAGGTGAAGCGCGCGCCCGCCAGTCTTGCGCCGGTTTCGAAATCCAGGCCCAGCGCGGGGCCAAAGTCCGCGTGTTCGGCGGGCTGGAAGGCGAACGCGGGAAGCTCGCCCCAACGCGCGGTCTCGACGTTGGATGCCTCGTCCTGCCCAAGTGGAACATCGGCGGCGGGCAGGTTCGGAAGCTGCGCCAGGAGATTGTCCTGCGCGGCCCCGGCGGCCCTCTCCTCTTCCTCGAGCGCGGGCAGCTCGGCCTTGATCGCCGCAACTTCCGCCTTGAGCGCACCGGCGGCATCCTGGTCGCCGCGCCCCATCGCGGCGCCTATCGCCTTCGACGCTTCGTTGCGGCGGGCCAGGCGATCCTGCGCCTTGGTCGCCGCCACCCGGCGCCTTTCGTCGAGCGCCAGGACCTCGGCAGCTGCCGCGGCGAATCCCCGCCTTGCAAGCGCCGCGTCGAAGGCAGCGGGATCGTCGCGGATCAGGCGGATATCGTGCATGGCCGCCGCCTATGCCCTGTCGGCTTTCGGGGAACAAGGCCGCCTGACGCGGGTAGAAAGGCCTATCACGGACCAGGCGAAGCGTGTGGGACGCCGGCAAAGGGCAGATAATTGAATAACATGATGGCTTTGCCCCCGCGGCGCACACCGTTCATCACGGTCCTTGACCGGACCTTGCGTGCAGGGCGTGCGCTCGGGCTGGTGTCACCGGCCGAACTGCGGATGGACGCCATGCTGGCGAGCGCGGCGGAGGACACCGGGCTGGATGATTTCGGCGATCCCTGGTTCAAGCGCCCGCTCGCCGTCCTGCTGGAGGCAATTCAGGGGGAGGCCCGGCTGAACGCGGCCGGTGAATGGGCCGCCCGGCAGCAATTCCACCACGTCCTGCGCGACCGTCTGTGGACGCAGATGTGGTTCGAACGACATCCCGAGATCCTGGCCCGCCCGATCCCGCACCCGGTTGTGATCGTCGGGCCCATGCGTTCGGGCACCACGCGGCTGCACCGCCTGCTCGCATCCGACCGGCGCTTTGCTCACTTGCGGAGCTTCGAAACGATCAGTCCGGTCCCCCGCCCGGGGTTCGAGGAGGTGATGGCCGGAGGCTCGAAGGATTTCCGTCCGAAGCTGGCAGCCCGGATCATGAAAGTCGCCCGGCTCGCCAACCCGCGCACCCTGTCGATCCATCCCACTGGTCCCTACGAACCGGAAGAGGAACTCGGCCTGCTCGTCGCCAGCATGTGGGGCATGAAACACGAAGCGCAGTGGACGGTGCCGACCTATGGCCGCTGGTGCGAAGGCGAGGATGCCGAACCTGCCTACCGCCACATGGCGAACCTCCTGCGCTTGATCGGATGGTCGCAGCAGGAAAGCTCGCTCCGGCCCTGGATACTCAAGACACCGCAGCATATGCTCGACCTGCCGGCGTTGCTGAAAGTGTTTCCCGACGCGCGCCTTATCTTCACTCATCGCGATCCGCGGCAGGTGGTCGGCAGCGCCGCTTCGCTCGCGTGGAACCAGACGATCATCTATTCGGATCATGCCGATGCACGGTCAGTCGGGCGGGAATGGCTTCGCAAGACCACCTTGCAGGTCGACCGCATGATGGAGGCCAGGAACAACATTCCTGCCGAGCTCATGATTGACGTGCAGTATGACGACATGGACAGCGACTGGCGCGGCACGATGGCGCGTGTGTACCGTTTCCTCGGCCTCGACATGGAACCGGCTGTGCGGGGCATGGAGCGCTATGTCGATCGCAGCCGAGCCCTGAAGCGTCGTCCCCATCGCTACAGCCTGGATCAGTTCGGGCTCGACGAAGGGCAGGTTCTCGATCGGCTGGCCCACTACATCCAGCGCTTCGATGTTCCGATGGAAGGGCAGGTCGCGCCCGCCAGGTTGAGCGTAGTACACGGTTGACGGCAGCCGATCGTAAACTTCACGGCCCGGAAAAAACCTTTTATTTCTGAGTGCAGTAGAGCGTTATCCGAAAATGTGCGGTTCTTCGCCTCGGGGTTAACCGAAAGCATTTGACTCTGGTTAACAGAGGCCTAACGTCCATCGGTCAGCGACTCGGTCATCCAGCGAGTCGTCCAAAACAATCGCAGTTGAATCGGGTCAGTCGGATCACGTGAAGATCGCCGAAGGCGGTCTGGCGTGGCTCCAGACGTGATGCCCGCGTGTCCTGCATCCCGCCCGGCTCCATGCCTATCGTGCCCGATCCGTATTCGGAACTGCGCATGCGCTAGGGAGAACGGCGATGGCTATCCGCGTTGATACCGATGGTAACGGAACCTGGGACAAGGAGCTGCAAGACCCCTCAGTCGACCTGATCGAAATCGTGGACGAGACGGGCGACGGCATCAAGGACGTCAACTTGACCCAGGCCGAATCGGCTGCGGTCATCAACGGCGCCATCTTCCAGGACGCGGCCAACGTCGGATCGGGCACCGGTGGGTACAACACCTTCCTTGCGCTCGACGATCGTACGGGCGGCGAAGTCCCGCAAAATTATTCCGAAGCCGGTTTCAATTCGGATGAAGGGAATCCGCTCAACGCCACCAACGCGGAAATCGACGTGTCGAAAACGAAGACGCTGCTTCTCGGGGCGATCCCGGTGAAGGTTATCGACGGGGTGGCGTACTACGAATT
This sequence is a window from Tsuneonella aeria. Protein-coding genes within it:
- the rimO gene encoding 30S ribosomal protein S12 methylthiotransferase RimO; amino-acid sequence: MSTHSPTSIPDQKKVGMVSLGCPKALVDSERILTALRADGYSMSADYAGADVVLVNTCGFLDSAKEESLEAIGEAIAENGRVIVTGCMGEEAEAIRARFPQVLAVTGAQQYEAVVDAVRAAAPPSQGPFVDLVPQVYADDGGIKLTPRHYSYLKISEGCNHSCAFCIIPQLRGRLASRRIDAVLREAEKLVAAGTRELLVISQDTSAYGVDIRHEERMWHGHPVRAHMTDLARELGQLRTPEGASPWVRLHYVYPYPHVDAVIPLMAEGLLTPYLDIPFQHASPKVLRAMKRPANEARVLERIRAWRAIAPDLTIRSSFVVGFPGETEDDFRYLLDWLEEAQLDRVGGFRFEPVDGAAANALPDPVPETVKEERYARLMEVTERISAAKLAAKVGRVLPVIVDEVGEPDADGDIGATARSQADAPEIDGQVFLRNVSADLRPGDFANVLVEDADAHDLFGAPVH
- a CDS encoding DUF1761 domain-containing protein is translated as MGPVNWVAVVVAALGAGLLALAWFRPAFGAEKARKVAGGRFVARRHPLRFAALAGLMLLITSAMLGHFFARVGSATLAEKPWLYFMMSGGLALAFVIPALWTSFAHIRVPTRVALIDAGYWLAAYLAMGLVFYLMG
- a CDS encoding potassium channel family protein — protein: MAEEQGNGRPRPDVKFQPLRRAVKVPVWADLGIRLGLALVLVLVVVSIHWFDRSGLVDHYDGDVSFLDIVYFTMISVTTTGFGDITPVSPQARLVEAVIVTPIRIAVLFIFVGAAYDFVIRRSWEKWRMKRIQERLTNHIVVLGFGISGSEAVHELIARGTDPSCIVVMDNSAERLAEAGALGCNVMEADATRDENLMAVRIEQAQTVLVSAGRDDSSILIVLTVRHLAPRVPISVVVRAADNELLARQAGADNVINPVRFTGLLLAGSAQGSHVADYMVDLASVGGRVQLVERPVMEDEIGHTVNELASGGLGLRVYRGDSAFGFWETEKLRAGDVVVEIRPTGGG
- the surE gene encoding 5'/3'-nucleotidase SurE — its product is MRILLTNDDGIHAPGLAVLEEIARSISDDVWICAPSEEQSGAGHSLTLARPVRLRQHGPRRFSVSGTPTDAVTLGLRKVMDGPPDVILSGVNRGANLADDITYSGTVSAAIEGALAGIRAIALSQVYAGEGMGDAVPFDAAAAWGARVLAPLLDVPLPRRTLVNVNFPPLHAGEVKGIRVVRQGFHDYSRGTVVEGRDPRGYPYYWFGLEAIEHTLDHGTDLEAIADGYVAVTPLHLDLTHHASLGELGERFA
- the serS gene encoding serine--tRNA ligase, whose amino-acid sequence is MHDIRLIRDDPAAFDAALARRGFAAAAAEVLALDERRRVAATKAQDRLARRNEASKAIGAAMGRGDQDAAGALKAEVAAIKAELPALEEEERAAGAAQDNLLAQLPNLPAADVPLGQDEASNVETARWGELPAFAFQPAEHADFGPALGLDFETGARLAGARFTFLRGQMARLQRALTQFMLDVQTGEHGYQECAVPLLVREDAMFGTGQLPKFAEDSFATTDGRWLIPTSEVSLTNSVREQIIDLPAPLRLTALTPCFRSEAGSAGRDTRGYIRQHQFDKVELVSICRPEDASAEHAHMVRSAQNILERLGLPYRTMLLCAGDMGFGARKTFDLEVWLPGQAAYREISSISWCGDFQARRMNARYRDENGKPAFVHTLNGSGLAVGRTLVAVLENYQQADGSVIVPEALLPWTGGLHLLEPVR
- a CDS encoding sulfotransferase family protein; its protein translation is MMALPPRRTPFITVLDRTLRAGRALGLVSPAELRMDAMLASAAEDTGLDDFGDPWFKRPLAVLLEAIQGEARLNAAGEWAARQQFHHVLRDRLWTQMWFERHPEILARPIPHPVVIVGPMRSGTTRLHRLLASDRRFAHLRSFETISPVPRPGFEEVMAGGSKDFRPKLAARIMKVARLANPRTLSIHPTGPYEPEEELGLLVASMWGMKHEAQWTVPTYGRWCEGEDAEPAYRHMANLLRLIGWSQQESSLRPWILKTPQHMLDLPALLKVFPDARLIFTHRDPRQVVGSAASLAWNQTIIYSDHADARSVGREWLRKTTLQVDRMMEARNNIPAELMIDVQYDDMDSDWRGTMARVYRFLGLDMEPAVRGMERYVDRSRALKRRPHRYSLDQFGLDEGQVLDRLAHYIQRFDVPMEGQVAPARLSVVHG